A stretch of the Candidatus Eremiobacteraceae bacterium genome encodes the following:
- a CDS encoding cysteine synthase family protein: MKTEPMQSPLGPMRDDGMRYYDSALDVVGRTPLVKLRRVMDSPKCTVLAKIEYVNPGGSVKDRPSLAMVRDAEERGLLRPGGTIVEATSGNTGSALAMVAAIKGYRCILVMPDKVSDEKVSLLKAYGAEVVITPTKAPASSPESYYGVSAKLAAEIPGAFQPNQFANQVNPKAHEETTGPEIWEQTSGKITHYVGGVGTGGTISGIAHFLKRMNPNIIVVGADP; this comes from the coding sequence GTGAAAACCGAACCGATGCAGTCACCGCTCGGACCGATGCGCGATGACGGCATGCGCTACTACGACTCGGCGCTCGACGTCGTCGGCCGCACGCCGCTCGTCAAACTGCGGCGCGTGATGGACAGCCCGAAGTGCACCGTGCTGGCGAAGATCGAGTACGTCAATCCCGGCGGATCGGTGAAAGATCGTCCGTCGCTTGCGATGGTGCGCGACGCTGAAGAGCGCGGCTTGCTCCGCCCCGGCGGAACGATCGTCGAGGCGACGTCCGGCAACACCGGCTCGGCTTTGGCGATGGTCGCTGCGATCAAAGGTTACCGCTGCATACTCGTGATGCCCGACAAGGTGAGCGACGAGAAAGTCTCACTGCTGAAGGCATATGGTGCGGAAGTAGTCATCACGCCCACCAAAGCGCCGGCGAGCAGTCCGGAATCGTACTACGGCGTGTCGGCGAAACTCGCCGCCGAGATACCGGGTGCGTTTCAGCCCAATCAGTTCGCCAATCAGGTGAACCCGAAGGCGCATGAAGAAACGACCGGGCCGGAGATCTGGGAGCAGACGTCGGGCAAGATCACGCACTACGTCGGCGGCGTCGGCACGGGCGGCACCATCTCGGGCATCGCGCACTTCTTGAAAAGGATGAATCCAAACATCATCGTGGTCGGCGCGGATCC